A single genomic interval of Pyrus communis chromosome 5, drPyrComm1.1, whole genome shotgun sequence harbors:
- the LOC137734113 gene encoding uncharacterized protein, producing the protein MASTNSTPTEPSLSPDDIAARALNRRFESLVTVRTKAIKGKGAWYWAHLEPVLVCAPNSNIPKAVKLKCSLCDAVFSASNPSRTASEHLKRGTCPNFTSVLRPNSSAAVSPVPISSLPSPSSHNHRKRSSQMGTSPSPISQAPPHISPSPIQVHSLAMIESSRFGGDHNFSQSPNPVGIARSTRLDQHHLVLSGGKEDLGALAMLENSVKKLKSPKASPGATLSKEQIDSALQLLSEWFYESCGSVSFSSLEHPKFRAFLSQVGLPALLQRELSGARLDAKFDEVKAESEARIRDAMFFQVASDGWKSGDSCGEENVVKFTVNLPNGISIFQKVVFTGGSVSSKYAEEVLWDSVTGVCGNAVQRCVGIVADKYKAKALRNLETQNHWMVNVSCQLQGFMSLIKDFNKELPLFRVVIENCLKVANFVNSNSDVRHAFEKCKIQELEYAGLLQVPSPKCDTSKNFAPIYAMLEDILSCARILQMVVLVDFYKAICLEDPIAREVAGMIQTEGFWNELEAVYSLVKMIRGMTQEIEAERPLIGQCLPLWEELRTKVKDWCAKFNIVEGPVEEIVEKRFRKNYHPAWSAAFILDPIYLMRDTSGKYLPPFKCLTHEQEKDVDKLITRLVSREEAHVALMELMKWRTEGMDPLYAQAVQVKQRDPVTGKMKMANPQSSRLVWETCLSELKTLGRVAVRLIFLHATSCGFKCNWSFMRWIRVHRHSRVGLERAQKMIFIAAHAKLERRDLSSEEEKEAELFGTADVEDDMMTEVFSDAPTVIGFS; encoded by the coding sequence ATGGCGTCCACAAACTCAACCCCAACAGAACCATCTCTCTCGCCGGACGACATAGCCGCCAGGGCCCTCAACCGGCGATTCGAAAGCCTGGTAACTGTTCGAACAAAGGCCATAAAGGGGAAAGGAGCTTGGTACTGGGCTCACTTGGAGCCCGTTCTCGTTTGCGCCCCCAACTCCAACATCCCCAAGGCCGTCAAGCTCAAGTGCTCACTCTGCGATGCCGTCTTCTCCGCCTCCAACCCCTCCAGAACCGCCTCAGAGCATCTCAAACGGGGTACCTGCCCGAATTTCACCTCTGTTTTGAGACCCAATTCATCGGCGGCGGTATCTCCGGTTCCGATATCTTCTTTGCCTTCTCCGTCGTCTCACAATCACAGAAAGCGGAGCTCTCAAATGGGTACTAGTCCTTCTCCTATTTCTCAAGCTCCTCCGCACATTAGTCCTAGTCCGATACAGGTTCACTCTTTAGCTATGATCGAGTCTTCCCGCTTCGGCGGTGACCATAATTTCTCACAGTCTCCAAACCCTGTTGGGATTGCGAGAAGTACGAGGCTGGATCAGCACCATTTGGTTTTATCTGGTGGGAAGGAGGATTTGGGTGCTTTGGCAATGTTAGAAAATAGTGTGAAGAAACTTAAGAGTCCCAAAGCTTCGCCTGGTGCCACTCTTAGTAAGGAGCAGATTGATTCTGCACTCCAACTACTGTCTGAGTGGTTCTATGAGTCATGTGGGTCCGTCTCATTTTCGAGCCTCGAGCATCCCAAGTTCAGGGCTTTCCTTAGCCAGGTGGGCTTGCCTGCATTGCTGCAGCGTGAGCTTTCTGGTGCTCGACTTGATGCTAAGTTTGATGAGGTGAAAGCTGAGTCTGAAGCTAGGATTAGAGATGCAATGTTTTTCCAAGTTGCTTCTGATGGGTGGAAAAGCGGGGATTCTTGTGGGGAAGAGAATGTTGTTAAGTTCACGGTTAATCTTCCGAATGGGATTAGTATTTTCCAGAAGGTGGTGTTTACTGGCGGGTCAGTTTCTTCAAAATATGCAGAGGAGGTGTTGTGGGATTCAGTTACTGGAGTATGTGGGAATGCTGTGCAGCGTTGTGTGGGGATCGTTGCAGACAAATATAAGGCCAAGGCATTGAGGAACTTGGAGACTCAGAACCATTGGATGGTGAATGTCTCCTGTCAGCTTCAGGGGTTCATGTCTTTGATTAAGGATTTTAACAAAGAGCTTCCACTGTTTAGGGTTGTCATTGAAAATTGCTTAAAGGTTGCGAATTTTGTAAATAGCAACTCTGACGTTAGGCATGCTTTCGAGAAGTGCAAGATACAAGAGCTTGAGTATGCTGGGTTGCTCCAAGTTCCTTCGCCCAAATGTGATACTTCAAAGAACTTTGCACCTATCTACGCAATGCTGGAGGATATATTGAGTTGTGCCCGCATACTCCAAATGGTCGTCTTGGTTGATTTTTATAAGGCGATATGTCTGGAGGATCCAATTGCCAGGGAAGTTGCAGGGATGATTcaaactgaaggattttggaaTGAATTAGAGGCCGTTTATTCACTTGTTAAGATGATCAGAGGGATGACTCAGGAGATTGAGGCTGAGAGGCCATTAATTGGGCAATGTCTACCACTTTGGGAAGAATTGAGAACAAAAGTAAAGGATTGGTGTGCCAAGTTCAACATTGTTGAAGGACCTGTTGAGGAAATAGTTGAAAAACGATTCAGAAAGAACTACCACCCAGCATGGTCGGCTGCATTTATCCTTGACCCGATATACTTGATGAGGGACACTAGTGGAAAGTACCTTCCACCATTCAAGTGCTTGACACACGAGCAGGAGAAGGATGTAGATAAGCTCATTACCAGGTTGGTTTCCAGAGAAGAAGCTCATGTTGCATTGATGGAGCTCATGAAATGGAGAACAGAAGGAATGGACCCACTTTATGCTCAGGCGGTGCAGGTTAAACAGCGAGATCCTGTAACTGGAAAGATGAAAATGGCAAACCCGCAGAGCAGCAGACTTGTGTGGGAAACTTGTCTAAGTGAGCTAAAGACATTGGGGAGGGTTGCAGTGAGACTGATCTTCCTCCATGCAACCTCATGTGGATTTAAGTGCAATTGGTCTTTCATGAGATGGATTCGTGTACATAGGCACTCAAGGGTAGGCCTGGAAAGGGCACAGAAGATGATATTTATTGCAGCTCATGCCAAACTTGAGAGAAGGGATCTTTCTAGTGAGGAAGAAAAGGAAGCAGAGCTGTTTGGGACTGCAGACGTTGAGGATGACATGATGACTGAGGTCTTTTCCGATGCACCCACAGt
- the LOC137734114 gene encoding peptidyl-prolyl cis-trans isomerase FKBP53-like isoform X1: MVFWGIEIKPGRSFGYQSDEFEGKLHITQATLGLGESKERCIVQCSIGSYISVFVCSLLPNKNESVPLDLEFEPVDGLVTFSVIGTRSIHLSGYQVDESEDEGDDYRSDSFRENIAETESESESSEYDNDDDNVDFIDDEDFDMYPPSPVPNSGVVIEEIEDDEKPAHGNSQSKRQVKKNQSNDSEKNTNSQHQIVFKKNAGVTVLESEDEDGFPVSTKQKTNIEKPEAATEQKDNKITEKTKKKKVKDGEAVGSKRKVEDVHQDCQPEGEKKNKKKKKLKEQAKEVNADDNEKQPEVLKSQEHEQKLSNKNMFIHRSSDVENNSIPGDNLTEGKKKKKKKKKAQESEIKTDTDETAGNMEDQNEPALEQTSGKRSKGKTFPNGLVVEELAMGKPDGKKASSGKKVSVRYIGKLKNGNIFDSNVGGPPFKFRLGLGQVIAGWDVGVNGMRVGDKRRLTIPPEMGYGNKHAGKIPPNSWLVFDVELLDVN; encoded by the exons ATGGTATTCTGGG GAATTGAAATAAAACCAGGCAGATCGTTTGGGTATCAATCGGATGAATTCGAAGGAAAGCTTCACATTACTCAG GCGACTTTAGGCCTCGGTGAATCGAAGGAGAGGTGTATAGTTCAGTGTTCCATTGGAAGTTACATTTCAGTCTTTGTGTGTTCTTTGTTACCAAATAAGAATGAATCGGTCCCCTTGGATCTTGAATTTGAGCCGGTTGATGGTTTGGTGACCTTCTCGGTGATTGGAACCCGAAGCATCCACCTCTCTGGTTACCAAGTGGATGAGAGCGAAGATGAAGGAGATGACTATAGATC GGATTCTTTTCGGGAGAATATTGCCGAGACCGAGTCAGAGTCAGAGTCTTCAGAATACGataatgatgatgataatgttgattttattgATGACGAAGATTTTGACATGTACCCGCCCTCGCCTGTTCCCAATAGTGGAG TTGTAATTGAGGAGATAGAGGACGATGAGAAACCTGCTCATGGAAACAGTCAGTCCAAAcgacaagtgaaaaagaatcaATCGAATGACTCTGAAAAGAACACAAATTCTCAGCAtcaaattgttttcaagaaaaatgCCGGTGTCACTGTTTTGGAgagtgaagatgaagatggcTTTCCAGTATCCACTAAACAGAAAACCAATATTGAGAAGCCTGAAGCAGCAACCGAACAGAAGGATAACAAAATTACTGAGaaaaccaagaagaagaaagtgaaagatGGTGAGGCTGTTGGGTCAAAAAGGAAAGTCGAAGATGTTCACCAAGATTGTCAGCCAGAAGG ggaaaagaaaaataagaagaagaagaaattgaaagaGCAAGCTAAGGAGGTAAATGCTGATGACAATGAAAAGCAACCTGAGGTTTTGAAGAGCCAAGAGCATGAGCAAAAGCTATCTAATAAGAA TATGTTCATACACAGGAGCTCTGACGTCGAAAATAATTCTATTCCTGGTGACAATCTCACCGaggggaaaaagaagaagaaaaagaagaagaaagcccAGGAGAGTGAAATAAAGACGGACACGGATGAAACTGCTGGCAACATGGAAGATCAGAACGAACCTGCTTTGGAGCAGACCAGTGGCAAGCGATCTAAGGGGAAAACCTTTCCAAATGGATTGGTTGTCGAGGAGCTAGCTATGGGAAAACCTGATGGCAAAAAAGCTTCTTCAGGAAAAAAG GTCAGTGTTCGGTACATTGGCAAGCTAAAGAATGGCAACATATTTGACTCCAATGTGGGAGGGCCACCTTTCAAGTTTCGCTTAG GTCTTGGACAAGTTATAGCAGGATGGGATGTTGGGGTTAACG GTATGCGTGTCGGGGACAAAAGAAGACTCACTATTCCACCAGAAATGGG TTATGGAAATAAACATGCCGGTAAAATACCACCAAACTCATGGCTTGTGTTTGATGTTGAGCTGCTCGATGTGAATTGA
- the LOC137734114 gene encoding peptidyl-prolyl cis-trans isomerase FKBP53-like isoform X2: protein MVFWGIEIKPGRSFGYQSDEFEGKLHITQATLGLGESKERCIVQCSIGSYISVFVCSLLPNKNESVPLDLEFEPVDGLVTFSVIGTRSIHLSGYQVDESEDEGDDYRSDSFRENIAETESESESSEYDNDDDNVDFIDDEDFDMYPPSPVPNSGVVIEEIEDDEKPAHGNSQSKRQVKKNQSNDSEKNTNSQHQIVFKKNAGVTVLESEDEDGFPVSTKQKTNIEKPEAATEQKDNKITEKTKKKKVKDGEAVGSKRKVEDVHQDCQPEGEKKNKKKKKLKEQAKEVNADDNEKQPEVLKSQEHEQKLSNKKSSDVENNSIPGDNLTEGKKKKKKKKKAQESEIKTDTDETAGNMEDQNEPALEQTSGKRSKGKTFPNGLVVEELAMGKPDGKKASSGKKVSVRYIGKLKNGNIFDSNVGGPPFKFRLGLGQVIAGWDVGVNGMRVGDKRRLTIPPEMGYGNKHAGKIPPNSWLVFDVELLDVN, encoded by the exons ATGGTATTCTGGG GAATTGAAATAAAACCAGGCAGATCGTTTGGGTATCAATCGGATGAATTCGAAGGAAAGCTTCACATTACTCAG GCGACTTTAGGCCTCGGTGAATCGAAGGAGAGGTGTATAGTTCAGTGTTCCATTGGAAGTTACATTTCAGTCTTTGTGTGTTCTTTGTTACCAAATAAGAATGAATCGGTCCCCTTGGATCTTGAATTTGAGCCGGTTGATGGTTTGGTGACCTTCTCGGTGATTGGAACCCGAAGCATCCACCTCTCTGGTTACCAAGTGGATGAGAGCGAAGATGAAGGAGATGACTATAGATC GGATTCTTTTCGGGAGAATATTGCCGAGACCGAGTCAGAGTCAGAGTCTTCAGAATACGataatgatgatgataatgttgattttattgATGACGAAGATTTTGACATGTACCCGCCCTCGCCTGTTCCCAATAGTGGAG TTGTAATTGAGGAGATAGAGGACGATGAGAAACCTGCTCATGGAAACAGTCAGTCCAAAcgacaagtgaaaaagaatcaATCGAATGACTCTGAAAAGAACACAAATTCTCAGCAtcaaattgttttcaagaaaaatgCCGGTGTCACTGTTTTGGAgagtgaagatgaagatggcTTTCCAGTATCCACTAAACAGAAAACCAATATTGAGAAGCCTGAAGCAGCAACCGAACAGAAGGATAACAAAATTACTGAGaaaaccaagaagaagaaagtgaaagatGGTGAGGCTGTTGGGTCAAAAAGGAAAGTCGAAGATGTTCACCAAGATTGTCAGCCAGAAGG ggaaaagaaaaataagaagaagaagaaattgaaagaGCAAGCTAAGGAGGTAAATGCTGATGACAATGAAAAGCAACCTGAGGTTTTGAAGAGCCAAGAGCATGAGCAAAAGCTATCTAATAAGAA GAGCTCTGACGTCGAAAATAATTCTATTCCTGGTGACAATCTCACCGaggggaaaaagaagaagaaaaagaagaagaaagcccAGGAGAGTGAAATAAAGACGGACACGGATGAAACTGCTGGCAACATGGAAGATCAGAACGAACCTGCTTTGGAGCAGACCAGTGGCAAGCGATCTAAGGGGAAAACCTTTCCAAATGGATTGGTTGTCGAGGAGCTAGCTATGGGAAAACCTGATGGCAAAAAAGCTTCTTCAGGAAAAAAG GTCAGTGTTCGGTACATTGGCAAGCTAAAGAATGGCAACATATTTGACTCCAATGTGGGAGGGCCACCTTTCAAGTTTCGCTTAG GTCTTGGACAAGTTATAGCAGGATGGGATGTTGGGGTTAACG GTATGCGTGTCGGGGACAAAAGAAGACTCACTATTCCACCAGAAATGGG TTATGGAAATAAACATGCCGGTAAAATACCACCAAACTCATGGCTTGTGTTTGATGTTGAGCTGCTCGATGTGAATTGA
- the LOC137734748 gene encoding probable rRNA-processing protein EBP2 homolog, which translates to MGVSNKESRLLNEDSMEEDDFQDVGSGSESEAESEEEGDVKLDEPSKKAIYNRDGIMDKLGDISWPENAGWVHKLSVDIDQEQKVDVNDDLTRELAFYTQALEGTRKAFEKLQSMGLPFLRPEDYYAEMVKSDSHMERVKSRLLVEKKKIEEADERRKARESKKLSKEIQAQKLKERAKQKKEDIESVKKWRKQRQQSGFAGGDKGSELDLAFEDGKPFERSNKKRPFVAPGDRSGGKARQGGKPTGKKPKKREIKDSKFGYGGRKGSKKQNMAETTNDLMGFNKDSLTSGNKKRKR; encoded by the coding sequence ATGGGTGTGTCCAATAAAGAGTCCCGGTTGTTGAACGAGGATTCGATGGAAGAGGATGATTTCCAAGATGTTGGGTCTGGGTCAGAATCGGAGGCAGAATCTGAAGAGGAGGGAGATGTGAAATTGGATGAACCGTCGAAGAAGGCCATATACAACAGAGATGGTATAATGGATAAACTTGGTGATATAAGCTGGCCGGAGAATGCAGGATGGGTGCACAAACTCTCTGTTGACATTGATCAAGAGCAAAAGGTGGACGTGAATGATGACTTGACTCGAGAGCTTGCCTTTTACACACAGGCTTTAGAGGGAACGAGGAAGGCCTTCGAGAAGCTTCAGTCAATGGGGCTTCCTTTTCTGAGGCCCGAGGACTACTATGCAGAGATGGTGAAGTCAGATTCCCATATGGAGAGAGTGAAGAGCCGGCTTTTggtagagaagaagaagatcgaGGAAGCAGATGAGAGAAGGAAAGCGAGGGAGTCCAAGAAACTATCTAAAGAGATTCAGGCTCAGAAGTTGAAAGAGAGAGCTAAGCAGAAAAAGGAGGACATAGAATCTGTGAAGAAGTGGAGGAAGCAGAGGCAGCAGAGTGGGTTTGCCGGGGGTGACAAAGGCAGTGAGTTGGATTTGGCATTCGAGGATGGGAAACCATTCGAGAGGTCAAATAAGAAGAGGCCATTTGTGGCTCCAGGAGATCGGTCTGGAGGGAAGGCAAGACAAGGTGGGAAGCCGACGGGGAAAAAACCAAAGAAGAGGGAAATTAAGGATTCCAAGTTTGGATACGGAGGGAGGAAAGGTTCCAAGAAGCAAAATATGGCGGAAACAACTAATGATTTGATGGGATTCAACAAAGATAGTCTCACATCAGGAAATAAGAAAAGGAAGAGGTGA
- the LOC137734506 gene encoding uncharacterized protein: MAAAMVCQPIEEQPQCGGSVAGRSYKPQNRSMTHVNLMNNYFNPNSVYTEDDFRRRIRMRCHVFKRVLYDVHHINPYFQQKLDRVGRSGFLLHQKITVALRMMAYGSPADSMDEIHGMSKSTCLDTLAEFCNTIVQLYKEEYLHKPNQEYMDWLLHKAKDRGFPGMIRSLDCMHWNWKNYPTRWQ; this comes from the coding sequence ATGGCTGCGGCCATGGTGTGTCAACCAAttgaggaacaacctcaatgtGGTGGCTCTGTTGCtggtcgctcttacaaaccacaAAACAGATCGATGACGCATGTCAAtttgatgaacaactacttcaaccccaactcggtgtacacaGAAGATGATTTCAGACGTCGCATTAGGATGAGGTGTCATGTCTTCAAGCGTGTACTTTATGATGTCCATCATATCAATCCATATTTTCAACAGAAGCTAGACAGAGTAGGCCGCTCTGGTTTCTTACTTCATCAGAAGATTACTGTTGCACTAcgaatgatggcctatggctCTCCAGCTGATTCGATGGATGAAATCCATGGTATGTCtaagtctacatgccttgatactcttgCTGAATTCTGTAACACAATTGTTCAGCTTTACAAAGAGGAATACCTCCACAAGCCAAATCAAGAATATATGGATTGGCTCCTTCACAAAGCTAAAGACCGTGGGTTTCCGGGCATGATAAggtcattagactgcatgcattggAATTGGAAGAACTATCCCACCAGATGGCAATGA
- the LOC137735615 gene encoding AT-hook motif nuclear-localized protein 7-like has translation MQMEEKDKNLFSGVAVSGENAPDDYRIAPRNENPSPSGGPTTAAAPTASPMSLTGIGTDGKKKRGRPRKYGPDSKPLPSSALSPMPISSSIPLTGEFSAWKRGRGKPVDSIKKSHKHDVFENSGEKIAYSVGANFTPHILTVHSGEDVTMKIMSFSQQGARAICILSANGTISNVTLRQASSSGGTLTYEGRFEILSLSGSYIPTENAGTKSRSGGMSVALAGPDGRVVGGGLAGMLIAAGPVQVVVGSFLQGHQLEQKPKKQRIEPVSSSIVPIVVNAVSGEEMKVYGGVKPILMAPSFHGDHSNSLNPVQSYKNSASESKSLFLEEESKGSGQANCEVSY, from the exons ATGcaaatggaggagaaagacAAGAATTTGTTTTCTGGTGTAGCAGTGAGCGGTGAGAACGCTCCAGATGATTACAGGATTGCCCCAAGAAATGAAAACCCTAGCCCATCTGGGGGACCCACAACGGCGGCAGCTCCGACGGCGTCGCCGATGAGCTTGACCGGGATCGGTACGGATGGAAAGAAGAAGAGGGGCAGGCCTAGGAAGTATGGACCCGACAGCAAGCCCCTCCCGTCGTCGGCATTGTCCCCGATGCCGATTTCGTCGTCGATTCCGCTGACCGGAGAGTTCTCCGCCTGGAAGAGGGGCAGAGGCAAGCCCGTTGACTCGATCAAGAAGTCTCACAAGCATGACGTGTTTGAGAACTCAG gTGAGAAAATTGCATACTCGGTTGGTGCGAACTTTACACCTCACATCCTTACTGTCCATTCTGGCGAG GATGTTACAATGAAGATCATGTCATTCTCTCAACAAGGAGCTCGAGCTATTTGCATACTTTCTGCAAATGGTACCATTTCAAATGTTACACTTAGGCAGGCCAGTTCTTCTGGGGGTACTTTAACATATGAG GGCCGCTTTGAGATACTTTCCTTGTCGGGATCGTATATACCAACTGAGAATGCAGGAACAAAGAGCAGATCCGGTGGCATGAGTGTTGCTTTGGCAGGTCCAGACGGTAGAGTGGTTGGGGGTGGACTTGCTGGTATGCTGATAGCTGCTGGCCCCGTGCAG GTTGTGGTGGGCAGTTTTCTGCAAGGTCACCAGCTGGAACAGAAGCCGAAGAAGCAGAGAATCGAGCCTGTATCATCGTCAATTGTCCCTATCGTTGTCAATGCTGTGTCTGGTGAAGAAATGAAGGTCTATGGCGGAGTAAAGCCCATTCTGATGGCTCCTTCCTTCCACGGAGATCATTCAAATTCTCTGAATCCCGTGCAAAGCTACAAGAACTCAGCTTCTGAGAGTAAATCATTGTTTTTGGAAGAGGAATCTAAAGGCTCTGGTCAAGCAAACTGTGAAGTTTCTTATTGA